One part of the Arthrobacter tumbae genome encodes these proteins:
- a CDS encoding TAXI family TRAP transporter solute-binding subunit: MTSTSNKVRGSRIAAAAFLAPALFLSACGSPAPETGGGGGAEGGEGGTLSIATGGTGGVYYPLGGGFATVIRDNVEGYDATVQETNASVDNMLLIQNGSAQLALAVGDVVADAVEGVNDFESGALEICSLGNVYNNFLQPISVEGTGVATVEDMAGKVVSVGAPGSATEVAAIRTLEAAGLDPEADIERRQLGVAETVAALRDGTIDAGFWSGGLPTGALIDLAADGDMVLIPIGEYAAPMAEEYGDYYVEQEIPAETYEGQTEAISVIASPNILVAASSMDEQLQEDITTALFENKEQLVQVHPAAEEMDPATAGSVPFVETCAGAQAYFDQAG, from the coding sequence ATGACCAGCACCTCGAACAAGGTCCGCGGATCGCGCATCGCTGCCGCCGCATTCCTTGCACCCGCACTGTTCCTGAGCGCCTGCGGCAGCCCCGCACCTGAAACGGGCGGGGGCGGCGGCGCTGAAGGCGGCGAAGGCGGCACCCTGTCCATCGCTACCGGCGGCACCGGCGGCGTCTACTACCCGCTGGGCGGCGGTTTCGCGACCGTCATCCGCGACAACGTCGAGGGCTACGACGCCACCGTCCAGGAGACCAACGCATCGGTCGACAACATGCTGCTCATCCAGAACGGTTCGGCGCAGCTGGCCCTGGCCGTGGGCGACGTCGTTGCTGACGCCGTCGAAGGCGTCAATGATTTCGAGAGCGGCGCCCTTGAGATCTGCTCGCTCGGCAACGTCTACAACAACTTCCTGCAGCCCATCTCGGTTGAAGGCACCGGCGTTGCGACGGTCGAGGACATGGCGGGCAAGGTCGTCTCCGTGGGCGCACCGGGTTCGGCTACCGAGGTTGCCGCAATCCGTACCCTGGAGGCTGCCGGTCTTGACCCCGAAGCGGATATCGAACGCCGCCAGCTCGGTGTTGCCGAAACAGTGGCAGCCCTGCGCGACGGCACGATCGACGCCGGCTTCTGGTCAGGCGGCCTGCCCACCGGTGCGCTGATCGACCTCGCGGCCGACGGCGACATGGTGCTCATCCCGATCGGCGAGTACGCAGCTCCCATGGCTGAGGAGTACGGCGACTACTACGTCGAGCAGGAAATCCCCGCAGAAACCTACGAGGGACAGACCGAGGCAATCTCCGTGATCGCCTCGCCGAACATCCTGGTTGCTGCGTCCAGCATGGATGAGCAGCTCCAGGAGGACATCACCACCGCTCTCTTCGAGAACAAGGAACAGCTTGTCCAGGTGCACCCGGCCGCGGAAGAAATGGATCCAGCCACTGCCGGCTCGGTTCCGTTCGTAGAGACCTGCGCCGGCGCCCAGGCATACTTCGACCAGGCAGGCTAA